A genome region from Musa acuminata AAA Group cultivar baxijiao chromosome BXJ3-5, Cavendish_Baxijiao_AAA, whole genome shotgun sequence includes the following:
- the LOC103984887 gene encoding DET1- and DDB1-associated protein 1 — protein sequence MGSLLGDWPSYDPHNFSQLRPADPSAQPSKLTPATYHPTHNRTLPPPNQVISNEARNILLRHFYQKSEEKFRPKRAASDHLTSEHNCKQPRAAYADGAH from the exons ATGGGATCACTTCTCGGCGACTGGCCGTCCTACGACCCCCACAACTTCAGCCAACTCCGCCCCGCCGATCCCTCCGCCCAACCCTCC AAACTTACGCCTGCAACTTATCATCCTACTCATAACAGGACTCTTCCACCACCAAACCAAG TGATATCAAATGAAGCCAGAAATATTCTTCTGAGGCATTTCTATCAGAAGTCAGAAGAGAAG TTTCGACCAAAAAGAGCTGCCTCGGATCACCTGACATCCGAACACAATTGCAAGCAACCCAGAGCTGCCTACGCTGATGGAGCCCATTAA
- the LOC103984888 gene encoding CAAX prenyl protease 1 homolog isoform X1: MAFPYLEAVLGFMIFMYFFETYLDIRQHAALKLTNLPKPLEGVISQEKFERARAYSIDKSGFHFIHEAVTILMDTAILYFGILPWFWKVSGNLVAYLGLDAENEIMHTLSFLAGVMIWSQITDLPFSLYSTFVIEARHGFNKQTVWLFFRDMFKGICLSILLGPPIVAAIIFIVQKGGPYLAIYLWAFMFALSLVMMTLYPILIAPLFNKFTPLPDGELREKIEKLAASLKFPLKKLFVVDGSTRSSHSNAYMYGFFNNKRIVLYDTLIQQCTNEEEVVAVIAHELGHWKLNHTMYSFIAVQILTFLQFGGYTLVRNSKDLFESFGFDTQPILIGLIIFQHTVIPLQHLVNFGLNLVSRTFEFQADAFAKKLGYAKALRAGLIKLQEENLSAMNTDPWYSAYHYSHPPLVERLTAIEEPDSKKED; this comes from the exons ATGGCGTTCCCTTACCTGGAAGCCGTGTTGG GCTTTATGATCTTCATGTACTTCTTCGAGACATACTTGGACATTCGGCAACATGCAGCTCTGAAGTTAACCAACTTGCCTAAGCCACTCGAAGGAGTAATTAGTCAAGAAAAATTTGAAAGAGCTCGAGCATATAGCATTGATAAAAG TGGTTTTCACTTCATCCATGAAGCTGTCACTATACTGATGGACACTGCAATTCTGTATTTTGGCATATTACCTTGGTTTTGGAAG GTATCTGGAAACTTAGTGGCCTACTTGGGCCTAGACGCAGAAAATGAAATAATGCACACACTGTCATTTCTGGCGGGTGTTATGATTTGGTCACAG ATAACAGACTTGCCATTTTCTCTTTATTCTACATTTGTTATCGAGGCGCGCCATGGATTTAACAAA CAAACAGTATGGCTCTTTTTCAGGGACATGTTTAAGGGAATTTGCCTCTCCATCTTACTTGGCCCCCCAATTGTGGCTGCAATTATTTTCATAGTTCAG AAAGGAGGTCCATACCTGGCTATATATCTTTGGGCTTTTATGTTCGCTCTCTCCCTCGTGATGATGACACTTTATCCTATTCTAATAGCTCCTCTGTTCAATAAGTTCACTCCT CTGCCTGATGGAGAGCTCAGGGAGAAAATAGAGAAGCTTGCAGCCTCACTGAAATTCCCTCTTAAGAAACTCTTTGTAGTTGATGGATCTACAAGGTCAAGCCATAGCAAT GCATATATGTATGGATTTTTCAACAACAAACGGATTGTTCTTTATGACACTTTGATTCAACAG TGCACAAATGAGGAGGAGGTAGTTGCAGTTATCGCTCATGAACTTGGACATTGGAAACTCAATCACACTATGTATTCTTTCATTGCTGTCCAG ATTCTCACATTTTTGCAATTTGGAGGTTACACACTAGTGAGGAATTCAAAGGATCTCTTTGAAAGTTTCGGCTTTGATACTCAACCTATACTTATTGGTCTCATCATATTTCAG CATACTGTTATACCCCTCCAGCACCTTGTGAACTTTGGTCTAAATCTTGTGAGCCGAACATTTGAATTTCAG GCTGATGCATTTGCCAAGAAACTGGGTTATGCCAAGGCACTTCGTGCAGGCCTCATAAAATTGCAG GAGGAGAACCTCTCTGCCATGAACACAGATCCATGGTACTCGGCTTACCACTACTCCCATCCTCCGCTAGTTGAAAGACTCACAGCTATTGAAGAACCTGACAGTAAGAAAGAGGACTAA
- the LOC103984888 gene encoding CAAX prenyl protease 1 homolog isoform X2 — protein sequence MAFPYLEAVLGFMIFMYFFETYLDIRQHAALKLTNLPKPLEGVISQEKFERARAYSIDKSGFHFIHEAVTILMDTAILYFGILPWFWKVSGNLVAYLGLDAENEIMHTLSFLAGVMIWSQQTVWLFFRDMFKGICLSILLGPPIVAAIIFIVQKGGPYLAIYLWAFMFALSLVMMTLYPILIAPLFNKFTPLPDGELREKIEKLAASLKFPLKKLFVVDGSTRSSHSNAYMYGFFNNKRIVLYDTLIQQCTNEEEVVAVIAHELGHWKLNHTMYSFIAVQILTFLQFGGYTLVRNSKDLFESFGFDTQPILIGLIIFQHTVIPLQHLVNFGLNLVSRTFEFQADAFAKKLGYAKALRAGLIKLQEENLSAMNTDPWYSAYHYSHPPLVERLTAIEEPDSKKED from the exons ATGGCGTTCCCTTACCTGGAAGCCGTGTTGG GCTTTATGATCTTCATGTACTTCTTCGAGACATACTTGGACATTCGGCAACATGCAGCTCTGAAGTTAACCAACTTGCCTAAGCCACTCGAAGGAGTAATTAGTCAAGAAAAATTTGAAAGAGCTCGAGCATATAGCATTGATAAAAG TGGTTTTCACTTCATCCATGAAGCTGTCACTATACTGATGGACACTGCAATTCTGTATTTTGGCATATTACCTTGGTTTTGGAAG GTATCTGGAAACTTAGTGGCCTACTTGGGCCTAGACGCAGAAAATGAAATAATGCACACACTGTCATTTCTGGCGGGTGTTATGATTTGGTCACAG CAAACAGTATGGCTCTTTTTCAGGGACATGTTTAAGGGAATTTGCCTCTCCATCTTACTTGGCCCCCCAATTGTGGCTGCAATTATTTTCATAGTTCAG AAAGGAGGTCCATACCTGGCTATATATCTTTGGGCTTTTATGTTCGCTCTCTCCCTCGTGATGATGACACTTTATCCTATTCTAATAGCTCCTCTGTTCAATAAGTTCACTCCT CTGCCTGATGGAGAGCTCAGGGAGAAAATAGAGAAGCTTGCAGCCTCACTGAAATTCCCTCTTAAGAAACTCTTTGTAGTTGATGGATCTACAAGGTCAAGCCATAGCAAT GCATATATGTATGGATTTTTCAACAACAAACGGATTGTTCTTTATGACACTTTGATTCAACAG TGCACAAATGAGGAGGAGGTAGTTGCAGTTATCGCTCATGAACTTGGACATTGGAAACTCAATCACACTATGTATTCTTTCATTGCTGTCCAG ATTCTCACATTTTTGCAATTTGGAGGTTACACACTAGTGAGGAATTCAAAGGATCTCTTTGAAAGTTTCGGCTTTGATACTCAACCTATACTTATTGGTCTCATCATATTTCAG CATACTGTTATACCCCTCCAGCACCTTGTGAACTTTGGTCTAAATCTTGTGAGCCGAACATTTGAATTTCAG GCTGATGCATTTGCCAAGAAACTGGGTTATGCCAAGGCACTTCGTGCAGGCCTCATAAAATTGCAG GAGGAGAACCTCTCTGCCATGAACACAGATCCATGGTACTCGGCTTACCACTACTCCCATCCTCCGCTAGTTGAAAGACTCACAGCTATTGAAGAACCTGACAGTAAGAAAGAGGACTAA